GTTCAATTTCGAGTTTTGTAAATTTACTGTCATTGCCGCGTTTGACACGGCAATCTTGGTAAAAAAAACTGCAAGAGATTATCGGGTCAAGCCCGATAATGACTAGAAATTTGAAGAAATCCTAAAACTCGATATTCGAAAAAAAATCACTCGGAGCAAAAAAATGGACAAGAGCTTTATCGTAAATGCGCTTAAGAAAAACGGCGTGGAAGAAGGAATGTGCCTTGAAGTTCACAGCAGCCTTAGCAGTTTTGGTTATGTTGAAGGCGGAGCTGAAAGTGTAATCAGCGCGCTCAAGGAAAGCGTCGGTTCAGAAGGCACAATTTTTATGCCGGCACTAAGGCTCAGCCCTGCACTTCCGATCACGGACGAAGATAAAAAACTTGGAATAACTTGCAAAATAAAAATCCTTCCCGACGACAGAAAAAAAAGCGCAATGGGAATTATCGCCGACACATTCAGGCTGCAAAACGGAACTCTTACAGGAAGCGGAATCATGCAGATTTCAGGCTGGGGAAAACACGCGCATGAAGCTGGAACTGGCGGACTTAATTTTGCCATTCACAACGGAGGAAAGGCTCTGCTTTTGGGCGTGGACATTTTTAAACTTACCGCAATGCATTACGTTGAAGAAATCACTCCAAAAGAAATTTCCAATATGTTTGCTCCGAGCGCAGAAATCAACAAAATTTATCCGCCTGAAGAATGGTTTATTGAAGCAGGAAATCCGCCTGTAAAAGCCTGGTGCAAAATTCAAAAAGCAGCTGATGAACTTGGACTTATAAAGCACTTTGATATCGGAAGCTGCAAGGCAATGCTTTTTGATGTTGGAAAAGTCGTTTCGCTTTATGAGCACGAACTAAAAACAGATCCATTTGGATTTTGGGAAATAAAGAAAAAATTTTAGAGTTCAGTCCAGTTTTTTTGCAAGACGAAGTCCGCCGGTTTTTACATAGGATGGGTCGGCTCTTCTGTAGCAGGATTCAAAATATACGTAAGAAGCGTTGTAGCCGCCCTGTTTCATGGTTTTGTAAGGGTAGACTTCGTATTTCCAGTCGTAAGGCGAGCCAAAATCGCAGCACCATTCGTAGGCGTTTCCAGCAAGGTCGTAAAATCCAAGCTCGGAAGGAAGTTTTCCGCCCTGCTTGTGGATTCTCATTGAGCCGTTCGCAGGAATCTTGCACGCGGAATTACGGTCGTCCCAGCCGGCGGCGGTTTCTTTTGGTCCGTCATTTTTTGAGTTGCTCATGTTCCATCCGTAGTTTTTTGCAACTTTTGACGGCGGAACTGGCGTAACTCCCATGATTTCGTCCATAAGAGTAGGCTTTGAGTTTCCGCTGCAAGGA
This genomic stretch from uncultured Treponema sp. harbors:
- a CDS encoding AAC(3) family N-acetyltransferase, which gives rise to MDKSFIVNALKKNGVEEGMCLEVHSSLSSFGYVEGGAESVISALKESVGSEGTIFMPALRLSPALPITDEDKKLGITCKIKILPDDRKKSAMGIIADTFRLQNGTLTGSGIMQISGWGKHAHEAGTGGLNFAIHNGGKALLLGVDIFKLTAMHYVEEITPKEISNMFAPSAEINKIYPPEEWFIEAGNPPVKAWCKIQKAADELGLIKHFDIGSCKAMLFDVGKVVSLYEHELKTDPFGFWEIKKKF